A genomic region of Luteolibacter sp. Y139 contains the following coding sequences:
- a CDS encoding VOC family protein: MIKFLHTRIRVADIEASVDFYKKLGYTDSRRQDSPQGNKLAFLELPGNDVFLELCYSPDYTSKCPEDLMHTALGVPDIIEYCDGVEKAGIEIWPGGWREKFSSGERKMAFVTDPDGYEVEILERP; this comes from the coding sequence ATGATCAAGTTCCTCCACACCCGCATCCGCGTCGCCGACATCGAAGCCTCGGTCGATTTCTACAAGAAGCTGGGCTACACCGACTCCCGCCGCCAGGACTCGCCGCAAGGGAACAAGCTCGCCTTCCTCGAACTGCCGGGCAACGACGTTTTCCTGGAGCTCTGCTACTCGCCGGACTACACCTCCAAGTGCCCCGAGGACCTGATGCACACCGCCCTCGGCGTGCCGGACATCATCGAATACTGCGACGGCGTGGAGAAAGCCGGCATCGAGATCTGGCCCGGCGGCTGGCGCGAGAAGTTCTCCTCCGGTGAGCGCAAGATGGCCTTCGTGACCGATCCGGATGGCTACGAAGTCGAGATCCTGGAGCGCCCATAA
- a CDS encoding glycoside hydrolase family 10 protein yields the protein MLARIAALICLLSSLASAQAYRPSGEKAPMPAREFRGAWAAVVHNIDWPSKSGLSAGAQQAEMRNILDKMAALNMNALILQVRPHSDAVYQSSKEPWSPWLTGTMGQSPGYDPLDFAIKQAHARGIEVHAWFNPFRALSSASQACCASHVAKASPNITKRYGNLLWCDPAETETRARAFGAILDVVQRYDVDGVHLDDYFYPYPEGGRPFPDGRSPAVHRKIVDDFVQKLYGDVKRTKPWVRVGISPFGIWRPGVPSGIEAGIDSYEQLGCDARKWLANGWVDYLAPQLYWKDQPQKQSFSALLSWWRQQGSRPVWPGIATTRIGGSEDGRPASEITKQVELSRRIGKNWSGHLHWSVKGLTKNQGGISDMLAKGAYSQPALVPPMPWLSQKTPGSPSASASGNGSGVTISVQSGDRATARYAVQARFGNQWRMAKVASGGSSSINVAGQPDAVAVSAVDRFGNVSAPTVLAR from the coding sequence ATGCTCGCCCGGATCGCCGCCCTGATTTGCTTGCTCTCATCACTCGCCTCCGCACAAGCCTACCGCCCCTCCGGCGAAAAGGCACCGATGCCTGCCCGTGAGTTCCGGGGTGCCTGGGCCGCGGTGGTCCATAATATCGACTGGCCAAGCAAGTCGGGCCTTTCTGCCGGGGCGCAGCAGGCGGAGATGCGGAACATCCTGGATAAGATGGCAGCGCTGAACATGAACGCCCTGATCCTGCAGGTGCGCCCGCATTCCGATGCGGTGTACCAGTCCTCGAAGGAGCCGTGGAGCCCTTGGTTGACCGGAACCATGGGCCAGTCGCCGGGCTATGACCCGCTCGACTTCGCGATTAAGCAGGCGCACGCGCGGGGGATCGAGGTCCATGCGTGGTTCAATCCTTTCCGCGCGCTTTCCAGCGCCAGCCAAGCGTGCTGCGCGAGCCATGTCGCCAAGGCTTCTCCCAATATCACGAAGCGCTACGGGAACCTCCTGTGGTGCGATCCTGCGGAGACCGAGACGCGTGCGCGGGCTTTCGGGGCCATCCTCGATGTGGTCCAGCGCTACGATGTCGATGGCGTTCACCTCGACGACTATTTCTATCCCTATCCCGAAGGTGGCCGGCCGTTCCCGGACGGGCGCTCGCCGGCGGTTCACCGGAAGATCGTGGATGACTTCGTGCAGAAGCTCTACGGGGACGTGAAGCGGACCAAGCCGTGGGTGCGGGTCGGGATTTCACCGTTCGGCATCTGGCGGCCGGGCGTGCCGTCGGGCATCGAAGCGGGGATCGACTCCTACGAACAACTCGGCTGCGACGCCCGGAAGTGGCTGGCGAATGGCTGGGTGGATTACCTCGCGCCGCAGCTCTACTGGAAGGATCAGCCGCAGAAGCAAAGCTTCTCGGCGCTGCTTTCGTGGTGGCGCCAGCAGGGCAGCCGACCGGTGTGGCCGGGGATCGCCACGACGCGCATCGGCGGATCGGAAGATGGCCGTCCGGCGTCGGAGATCACCAAGCAGGTCGAGCTTTCCCGCCGCATCGGGAAGAACTGGTCCGGCCACCTCCACTGGAGCGTGAAGGGCCTGACGAAGAACCAGGGCGGCATTTCCGACATGCTGGCCAAAGGGGCCTACTCCCAGCCCGCGCTGGTCCCGCCGATGCCATGGCTGAGCCAGAAGACGCCGGGCAGTCCCTCCGCAAGCGCCAGCGGCAATGGCTCAGGAGTGACCATCAGCGTCCAGAGCGGCGACCGTGCCACGGCCCGCTATGCGGTGCAGGCCCGCTTCGGCAACCAATGGCGGATGGCCAAGGTCGCTTCCGGGGGATCGAGCAGCATCAATGTCGCCGGCCAGCCGGACGCGGTGGCGGTCAGTGCAGTGGATCGTTTCGGCAATGTGAGCGCGCCGACGGTGCTGGCTCGCTGA
- a CDS encoding universal stress protein, with the protein MKTIVAAVDFSNSTAGVLEAAVKIARAFDSSLHLLHVVEPEPSYTAYGFTPDEFPAIHLFQEEARKRATARLQEALGKVTGDVPGATVHLAEGSPMHAIVDYVHKIGADLVIVGSHGHGAVASLLLGSVAEGMVRKAVVPTLVIPAPAAK; encoded by the coding sequence ATGAAAACCATCGTTGCCGCCGTCGATTTCTCGAACTCCACCGCCGGAGTGCTGGAGGCCGCCGTAAAAATCGCGCGGGCCTTCGATTCCTCGCTCCACCTGCTCCATGTCGTGGAACCGGAGCCAAGCTACACCGCCTATGGCTTCACGCCGGACGAATTTCCCGCCATCCACCTGTTCCAGGAAGAGGCCCGCAAACGCGCCACCGCACGGCTGCAGGAGGCCCTTGGCAAGGTCACCGGCGACGTTCCCGGCGCTACCGTTCACCTCGCCGAGGGCAGCCCAATGCACGCCATCGTGGACTATGTCCACAAGATCGGCGCAGACCTGGTGATCGTCGGCTCGCACGGCCACGGTGCCGTCGCTTCCCTGCTCCTCGGCAGCGTGGCGGAAGGCATGGTCCGCAAGGCCGTGGTGCCCACGCTGGTGATCCCGGCGCCAGCCGCGAAGTAA
- the allB gene encoding allantoinase AllB: protein MSQFDTILRHASVVTPGGLRTLDVGISGELFADIAENLAGSAQVEIDATGKILFPGLVDAHVHFNEPGRSEWEGFATGSAALAAGGGTCFIDMPLNSTPPVLDLASFAAKRRAGEMHSRLDFALWGGLTPDSLPHLANLARAGVAGFKAFMCPSGLDEFQAANEATLRKGMHVAAEFHLPVAVHAESPAVIAAHQKEFPLPHPGTMADWLASRPVAAEIAAIEMAVSCARDTGCALHIVHVSAPEGIDLIRAAKREGINVTAETCPHYLLLDRDAAERIGPAAKCAPPLRCTGTLDRLWQVLAAGDIDTIGSDHSPSPPELKEGNDYFSMWGGIAGCQHGFPLLIERALRESTWQQLAALTSINPAKRFRIDSRKGGIAPGLHADFCLLAPGEFTIEARDLLTRHHISPYIGMRPAWQVNATWLRGHPVSPATHGRFLQPDDH from the coding sequence ATGAGCCAGTTCGACACCATCCTGCGCCACGCCTCCGTCGTCACTCCCGGTGGCTTGCGCACGCTCGATGTTGGAATCTCCGGCGAACTCTTCGCCGACATCGCCGAGAATCTGGCCGGCTCAGCCCAGGTGGAAATCGATGCCACCGGCAAGATCCTCTTCCCCGGCCTCGTCGACGCGCACGTCCATTTCAACGAGCCCGGCCGCAGCGAGTGGGAAGGCTTTGCCACCGGCTCCGCCGCGCTCGCCGCGGGTGGCGGCACCTGCTTCATCGACATGCCGCTGAACTCGACGCCACCGGTGCTCGATCTCGCCAGCTTCGCCGCCAAGCGCCGTGCCGGGGAAATGCACAGCCGCCTCGACTTCGCGCTGTGGGGTGGCCTCACGCCGGACTCGCTGCCGCACCTCGCCAATCTCGCCCGCGCAGGCGTCGCCGGCTTCAAGGCCTTCATGTGCCCCAGCGGCCTCGATGAATTCCAAGCCGCGAACGAAGCGACCCTGCGCAAGGGCATGCACGTGGCCGCAGAGTTCCATCTTCCCGTCGCCGTCCACGCCGAAAGCCCGGCGGTGATCGCCGCGCACCAGAAGGAATTCCCGCTGCCGCATCCCGGCACCATGGCCGATTGGCTGGCCTCTCGTCCCGTCGCTGCGGAGATCGCCGCCATCGAGATGGCGGTGTCCTGCGCCCGCGACACTGGCTGCGCATTGCACATCGTTCACGTCAGTGCGCCTGAGGGAATCGATCTCATCCGCGCCGCCAAGCGCGAAGGCATCAACGTCACCGCGGAGACCTGTCCGCATTACCTGCTGCTCGACCGCGATGCTGCGGAACGGATCGGCCCCGCCGCAAAATGTGCGCCACCCCTTCGCTGCACCGGCACGCTGGATCGCCTCTGGCAAGTGCTCGCCGCCGGCGACATCGACACCATCGGCTCCGATCACTCGCCGTCACCGCCCGAGCTGAAGGAGGGCAATGACTACTTCTCCATGTGGGGCGGCATCGCCGGCTGCCAACACGGGTTTCCACTCTTGATCGAGCGCGCGCTCCGCGAATCGACGTGGCAACAACTCGCCGCGCTGACGTCCATCAACCCCGCCAAGCGCTTCCGCATCGACAGCCGCAAGGGCGGCATCGCCCCCGGCCTCCACGCCGACTTCTGCCTGCTCGCGCCCGGGGAATTCACCATCGAGGCCAGGGACCTTCTCACCCGCCACCACATCTCGCCCTACATCGGCATGCGCCCCGCGTGGCAGGTGAATGCCACCTGGCTCCGCGGCCACCCCGTCTCTCCCGCCACCCACGGGCGCTTCCTCCAGCCCGATGACCATTGA
- the uraH gene encoding hydroxyisourate hydrolase, translating to MGKLTTHVLDTARGQPAAGMKIELLKEGALLRMITTNADGRGDGPLLEGDAVVEGSYELRFHVADYFRFQGVDSPFLDVVPVCFRMEAGGSYHVPLVCSPWAYSTYRGS from the coding sequence ATGGGGAAATTGACCACGCATGTGCTCGATACCGCCCGCGGCCAACCTGCCGCGGGGATGAAGATCGAGCTGCTGAAAGAGGGCGCGCTGTTGCGCATGATCACGACCAATGCCGACGGTCGCGGCGATGGTCCTCTGCTCGAAGGCGACGCCGTGGTCGAAGGCAGCTACGAGCTGCGCTTCCACGTGGCTGACTACTTCCGCTTTCAAGGCGTCGACAGCCCCTTCCTTGATGTCGTCCCCGTATGCTTCCGCATGGAAGCGGGCGGCTCGTATCACGTCCCGTTGGTCTGCTCGCCATGGGCCTACTCCACCTATCGCGGGAGCTGA
- a CDS encoding CDGSH iron-sulfur domain-containing protein → MAEAPRICDTKPLSLEVEAGVHFWCSCGLSSHQPFCDGSHKGTGLQPVRFECAEPTTVRWCQCKHTANPPHCDGSHKRLPQADR, encoded by the coding sequence ATGGCGGAAGCACCGCGCATTTGCGACACCAAGCCGTTGTCTCTGGAGGTTGAGGCCGGCGTGCATTTCTGGTGCTCGTGCGGGCTTTCCTCGCACCAGCCCTTCTGCGATGGCAGCCACAAGGGCACCGGCCTGCAGCCGGTGAGATTCGAGTGCGCGGAGCCGACCACCGTGCGGTGGTGCCAGTGCAAGCATACGGCCAATCCGCCGCATTGCGACGGGAGTCACAAGAGGCTGCCTCAAGCCGATCGGTGA
- a CDS encoding M20 family metallo-hydrolase gives MGLLHLSRELTMDGFEPALERLLARIEELGAITDTPGSLTRTFLSPANLQAARQVTAWMEAAGLKTEHAAGGTIRGILPGKDPSLPPLLLGSHLDTVIDAGKYDGALGVLIALAALEAAGPLDFPVHVLGFSDEEGVRFHATYLGSRACVGQLTDEMLAIRDANGISLGEALEREGWHEGASSFSYENSSSKGYVEVHIEQGRVLDELKEAVCGVSAICGQSRLSIKLLGQADHAGTTPMPLRYDALTGAAECILEAESLAVYNEGLVATVGKLDVKPGASNAIPGEVKFTLDFRHPDDAKRERLLANLLERFGVITKRRKLQLSWDLVQSNAAVPCSEALTGSLLDALEKHVRARFTIPSGAGHDAVMMSTVMPVAMLFVRCRAGLSHHPEEYAGPRDIAVALRVLVDFLQSVR, from the coding sequence ATGGGCCTACTCCACCTATCGCGGGAGCTGACGATGGACGGCTTCGAACCAGCACTGGAGCGGCTGCTCGCACGGATCGAGGAACTCGGAGCGATCACCGATACGCCCGGCTCGCTGACCCGCACCTTTCTCTCCCCCGCCAATCTTCAGGCCGCGCGCCAAGTGACGGCGTGGATGGAAGCCGCGGGATTGAAAACCGAGCATGCCGCCGGCGGCACCATCCGCGGCATTCTCCCGGGCAAAGACCCATCGCTTCCTCCGCTTCTACTCGGCTCCCACCTCGATACGGTGATCGACGCCGGTAAATACGACGGCGCGCTCGGTGTGCTCATCGCACTCGCCGCGCTGGAAGCCGCCGGTCCTCTCGACTTTCCCGTCCACGTGCTCGGCTTCTCCGATGAAGAAGGCGTGCGCTTTCACGCCACCTACCTCGGCAGCCGCGCCTGCGTTGGTCAGCTCACGGATGAAATGCTCGCGATCCGTGATGCCAATGGCATCTCGCTGGGCGAAGCTTTGGAACGCGAGGGCTGGCATGAAGGCGCCTCCTCGTTTTCCTACGAGAACTCCAGTAGCAAGGGCTACGTCGAAGTCCACATCGAGCAAGGGCGGGTGCTGGATGAGCTCAAGGAAGCCGTTTGCGGCGTCTCCGCAATCTGCGGCCAGAGCCGTCTATCCATCAAGCTGCTCGGCCAAGCCGACCACGCTGGCACCACCCCGATGCCGCTCCGTTACGACGCTCTCACCGGAGCCGCCGAGTGCATCCTAGAAGCGGAAAGTCTGGCCGTCTACAATGAGGGGCTGGTCGCCACCGTCGGAAAGCTTGATGTGAAGCCGGGAGCCTCGAACGCGATCCCCGGCGAAGTTAAATTCACCCTCGATTTCCGCCATCCCGACGATGCCAAACGCGAACGCCTGCTCGCCAACTTGCTCGAACGCTTCGGAGTCATCACCAAGCGCCGCAAGCTCCAGCTTTCCTGGGATCTCGTTCAGTCGAATGCAGCGGTGCCTTGTAGCGAGGCGCTGACCGGCTCGCTGCTGGACGCGCTTGAAAAGCACGTCCGGGCCCGCTTCACGATCCCCAGCGGCGCGGGCCACGATGCCGTGATGATGTCCACCGTCATGCCGGTCGCGATGCTCTTTGTCCGCTGTCGCGCTGGCCTCAGTCATCATCCGGAAGAATATGCGGGACCGCGCGATATTGCCGTGGCACTGAGAGTGCTCGTGGACTTTCTTCAATCCGTCCGATGA